One window from the genome of Xenorhabdus bovienii SS-2004 encodes:
- a CDS encoding PilN domain-containing protein produces MMYQVNFLPWRQARLKRLCRKWGLLLCLQLILCISVLTFISVQQKNKIAQHHDKLTEISHQLMQLQQNIQESEHAIQHHQQLTQQLRKKQTFMEQNQRYLQLFRQLPHLLPEKSWLTAFSDDTGQLVFAASSQNYDDVSDLLDNLTDNASLNNVQLKKMSTTEEHLKIFTIDANWLMGAPDEK; encoded by the coding sequence ATGATGTATCAGGTTAATTTTTTACCGTGGCGTCAGGCAAGATTAAAACGCCTATGCCGGAAATGGGGGCTATTGCTTTGCCTGCAATTAATACTCTGCATATCTGTACTAACGTTTATTTCCGTGCAGCAAAAAAACAAAATTGCGCAACATCACGACAAATTAACAGAAATTAGCCACCAATTAATGCAGTTACAGCAAAATATCCAAGAAAGCGAACACGCTATTCAACATCATCAGCAATTGACACAACAATTAAGGAAAAAACAGACATTCATGGAACAGAACCAAAGATATTTACAGTTATTTCGTCAACTCCCTCATTTGTTGCCGGAAAAAAGCTGGCTTACTGCATTCAGTGACGACACCGGCCAATTGGTTTTTGCCGCCAGCAGTCAAAACTACGATGATGTCTCGGACTTACTGGATAACCTGACCGACAATGCCTCACTGAACAATGTCCAACTGAAAAAAATGAGCACCACGGAAGAACATCTCAAGATATTTACTATCGATGCCAATTGGTTAATGGGAGCACCTGATGAAAAGTAA
- the pilM gene encoding pilus assembly protein PilM has protein sequence MYLSKWYIGLDVHEHYINAFAAIKRRDGWQLRHCWQYRLSSDIISGGRLQHPEKLGHILMQWRRKLPKKISLRLTLPVQQTLQKQIALPTHTLLQEPELGWFVHANAEKQFPVSDLALDYRVRGQQICISATRQKDLNLWLKLLADIDLSPDAIDISPCALRYIAKLAGVPDDGWLIHKRITDWLWVTPASSPFGYGLISIQTHPHLAQIISQLPVLSDMASPEIYYSDEQHAIPAEPVHVWHMQTAFRHYQLPLPEKTDAFIIAAGLALRPDDQ, from the coding sequence ATGTATTTATCAAAATGGTATATCGGACTGGATGTCCATGAACATTACATTAATGCTTTCGCAGCCATTAAACGCCGTGATGGCTGGCAACTTCGCCATTGCTGGCAATATCGTTTATCAAGCGACATTATTTCAGGAGGACGGCTACAACATCCTGAAAAATTAGGCCACATTTTAATGCAATGGCGGCGAAAATTACCTAAAAAGATTAGCTTACGATTAACATTACCTGTTCAACAAACCTTACAGAAGCAGATCGCCCTACCTACCCATACTCTATTGCAAGAGCCAGAACTCGGCTGGTTTGTTCATGCCAATGCCGAAAAACAATTCCCTGTCAGTGATCTTGCGTTGGATTATCGAGTACGAGGTCAGCAAATTTGTATCAGTGCCACCCGGCAAAAAGATCTCAACCTCTGGCTTAAGCTGCTCGCAGACATCGATTTATCCCCCGATGCCATTGATATTTCTCCCTGCGCATTGCGCTATATTGCCAAACTCGCGGGCGTTCCCGATGACGGCTGGTTGATCCACAAACGCATAACAGACTGGCTATGGGTTACCCCCGCCAGTAGCCCTTTTGGTTATGGGTTGATATCAATACAGACACATCCGCATCTGGCACAAATCATCAGCCAGTTACCTGTTTTATCAGACATGGCCAGCCCTGAGATTTATTACAGTGACGAACAGCATGCTATACCCGCAGAACCCGTTCATGTCTGGCACATGCAGACCGCATTTCGCCATTACCAGCTCCCATTACCCGAAAAAACAGATGCCTTCATTATCGCTGCGGGGCTGGCACTGAGGCCGGATGATCAATGA
- the mrcA gene encoding peptidoglycan glycosyltransferase/peptidoglycan DD-transpeptidase MrcA, translating into MKFIKYFLILVVVCILLGTASIFGLYKYIEPQLPDVATLKDVRLQTPMQVYSADGELMAQYGEKRRLPLTLSEMPPLMVKAFIATEDSRFYEHHGVDPIGVIRAVSVMMTSGHASQGASTITQQLARNFFLSREKTLIRKAKEAFLAIKIEQLLTKDEILELYLNKIYLGNRAYGVGAAANVYFGKNANELTLSEMAMIAGLPKAPSTLNPLYSYDRAVSRRNVVLVRMLEEGYITQQQYNEARSEKLVARYHSPQIVFSAPYLTEMVRQEMINRYGENAYTDGYKVYTTITRKVQLAAVDAVRANVIDYDMRHGYRGAQEVLWTVSQSAWSQSQIVDKLKTLSKYGSLLPAVVTKSSATQAEAMLVDGNKVELTMAGVRWARQFKSDSLQGAAPRSVNEVIRAGEQVWVRKVNDIWWLAQLPQVNAALVSLNPMNGEVEALVGGFDFELSKFNRVTQSLRQVGSNIKPFLYTAAMDKGLTLASMFNDVPISRWDAGAGTDWRPKNSPPSYDGPIRLRQGLGQSKNVVMVRAMRAMGVDYAADYLRRFGLPGENVVRTESMALGSPSFTPMQMVRGYAVMANGGYLVDPYFITKIENDEGKVLFEAKPKLACPQCENIPVIYGDTAHSIELSEDSIENVTHSNVTQNSTQPQSELERAPVNVNNDDQQYAPHVISTPLAFLIHDALNTNVFGEPGWMATGWRSARDLKRRDIGGKTGTTNSSKDAWFSGYGPDMVATVWIGFDEHSRSLGRTPALKGEGGAKSAQPIWNDFMKVALEGVPVKVMEPPAGIVSVTIDRATGKLSNGGGNTRKEYFIEGTQPTEYAVPEAGTTVTENGESQELF; encoded by the coding sequence GTGAAGTTCATAAAATATTTTTTGATCCTTGTCGTTGTTTGCATTTTATTGGGAACCGCCTCGATTTTTGGTTTGTACAAATATATCGAGCCGCAGTTACCAGATGTCGCGACTTTAAAGGATGTCCGATTGCAGACACCAATGCAGGTGTACAGTGCTGATGGCGAGTTGATGGCGCAATATGGTGAAAAACGTCGTCTGCCGCTAACCCTTTCCGAAATGCCGCCTTTGATGGTAAAAGCCTTTATTGCCACTGAGGACAGCCGTTTTTATGAACACCATGGTGTTGATCCCATTGGCGTTATCCGTGCGGTTTCGGTCATGATGACTTCTGGTCACGCTTCCCAAGGGGCGAGTACCATTACTCAACAGTTGGCGAGAAACTTTTTCCTCAGCAGAGAGAAGACGCTGATACGTAAGGCGAAAGAAGCGTTTCTGGCGATTAAGATCGAACAACTGCTGACGAAGGATGAAATTCTGGAGCTATACCTCAACAAAATTTACCTTGGTAATCGTGCTTACGGTGTAGGGGCTGCGGCTAACGTCTATTTTGGTAAGAATGCCAATGAGTTGACTTTGAGTGAGATGGCGATGATTGCCGGACTGCCGAAAGCACCTTCTACTTTAAACCCGCTCTATTCTTATGATCGTGCAGTCAGCCGTCGTAATGTGGTGTTGGTGCGCATGCTGGAAGAAGGGTACATTACCCAGCAGCAGTACAATGAAGCCAGAAGTGAGAAATTGGTTGCCCGTTATCATTCACCACAGATTGTCTTCTCTGCGCCTTATCTGACTGAAATGGTACGGCAGGAAATGATTAACCGTTATGGTGAAAATGCCTATACCGATGGATATAAGGTCTATACCACCATTACTCGTAAAGTCCAATTGGCTGCCGTTGATGCCGTCCGTGCAAATGTAATTGATTATGATATGCGTCATGGCTATCGCGGTGCACAGGAAGTGTTATGGACTGTCAGCCAGTCAGCATGGAGCCAGAGCCAAATTGTTGATAAGCTGAAAACTCTGTCCAAATATGGCTCATTGCTGCCTGCGGTGGTCACGAAGTCCAGTGCGACTCAGGCTGAAGCTATGCTGGTGGATGGCAATAAAGTTGAACTGACTATGGCGGGCGTTCGTTGGGCGCGTCAATTTAAATCTGACAGTCTGCAAGGAGCGGCACCACGCAGTGTCAATGAAGTGATTCGAGCCGGTGAACAGGTTTGGGTCAGAAAAGTCAATGATATCTGGTGGCTGGCACAATTACCTCAAGTTAACGCGGCGTTGGTATCTCTCAACCCGATGAATGGTGAGGTAGAAGCGCTGGTCGGTGGGTTTGATTTCGAGCTAAGCAAGTTTAACCGCGTGACCCAATCTCTGCGTCAGGTGGGTTCTAACATCAAGCCATTCCTGTATACCGCTGCAATGGACAAAGGGCTGACGTTGGCATCTATGTTTAATGACGTGCCTATCAGCCGTTGGGATGCGGGAGCTGGAACGGATTGGCGTCCTAAAAACTCACCGCCGTCTTACGATGGACCGATTCGTCTGCGTCAAGGATTGGGGCAATCCAAGAACGTGGTCATGGTTCGAGCCATGCGTGCGATGGGGGTGGATTATGCCGCTGACTATCTGCGCCGGTTTGGCTTGCCGGGGGAAAATGTCGTGCGGACGGAATCGATGGCGCTGGGTTCTCCTTCTTTCACACCAATGCAAATGGTGCGTGGCTATGCAGTGATGGCGAATGGCGGTTATTTGGTTGATCCTTACTTCATCACTAAAATTGAAAATGATGAAGGAAAGGTATTGTTTGAAGCTAAACCGAAACTAGCCTGCCCACAGTGTGAAAATATTCCGGTGATTTATGGTGATACAGCGCATTCCATTGAGTTGTCCGAAGATTCGATTGAGAACGTGACCCATTCCAATGTTACGCAAAATTCGACTCAGCCACAGTCAGAGTTAGAGCGTGCTCCGGTTAATGTGAACAACGATGATCAGCAGTACGCGCCTCATGTCATCAGTACGCCGCTGGCGTTCCTGATTCATGATGCCTTGAATACCAATGTCTTTGGTGAACCGGGTTGGATGGCGACAGGCTGGCGTTCAGCCCGTGATTTGAAACGCCGGGATATCGGGGGCAAAACAGGAACGACAAACAGCTCGAAAGATGCGTGGTTCTCTGGTTATGGCCCTGATATGGTTGCCACGGTCTGGATTGGTTTCGATGAGCATAGTAGATCTCTGGGGCGTACACCCGCCCTGAAAGGTGAAGGCGGAGCGAAAAGTGCTCAACCTATTTGGAATGATTTCATGAAAGTGGCGCTGGAAGGTGTACCGGTAAAAGTGATGGAACCACCAGCAGGCATCGTTTCTGTTACCATTGATCGTGCGACGGGTAAGCTATCCAATGGTGGGGGCAATACCCGTAAGGAATATTTCATTGAAGGTACACAACCAACGGAATATGCCGTCCCAGAAGCAGGAACGACAGTCACTGAGAATGGAGAGAGTCAGGAACTGTTCTGA
- a CDS encoding IS630 family transposase — protein MKINLTDAQKDALELMHDTTRDGRVRDRIKAVLLASEGWTAQMIAQALRIHESTVSRHLKDYFSEEKLAPENGGSESRLSAEQTTELVEYLMANLMHTTAQIVAYVRARWQVTFTVAGMTKWLHRQGFSYKKPMGAPHKFDADKQQQFIETYNALKEECGQNAPILFIDAVHPTLSTKLSYGWMKSGRKHVKVVETTGSRTRLNIMGALNLQRIEETIVREYPTINAKNVVLFFGSIRETYPLSQKIHIILDGAGYHRSGVVQFFAEVLNIELHYLPPYSPNLNPIERLWKYVNEQVRNNVYFPDTKTFRETLRHFFHVTLPEKAKELTTRLTDNFQILKPASSS, from the coding sequence ATGAAAATTAATCTAACAGATGCCCAAAAAGACGCCCTCGAATTGATGCATGATACGACTCGCGATGGACGAGTACGTGACCGCATCAAGGCCGTGCTTTTGGCCTCAGAAGGCTGGACTGCCCAGATGATTGCTCAGGCTTTGCGGATCCATGAAAGTACGGTGAGCCGCCATCTGAAAGATTACTTCTCTGAGGAAAAACTCGCCCCTGAAAATGGGGGCTCTGAAAGCCGTTTGTCTGCCGAACAAACAACAGAATTAGTTGAGTATCTGATGGCAAATTTGATGCACACTACCGCACAAATTGTGGCCTATGTTCGGGCACGATGGCAGGTGACTTTCACTGTCGCAGGAATGACGAAATGGCTTCACCGTCAAGGTTTCAGCTACAAGAAGCCAATGGGTGCTCCGCATAAATTTGATGCGGATAAACAGCAACAGTTTATTGAAACCTACAACGCGCTGAAAGAAGAATGTGGCCAGAATGCGCCTATTTTATTTATTGATGCGGTTCACCCGACCCTGTCCACAAAATTAAGTTATGGCTGGATGAAGAGCGGGCGGAAGCACGTCAAAGTGGTTGAAACCACAGGCAGTCGTACTCGACTCAACATCATGGGTGCCCTTAATTTACAACGGATTGAAGAGACTATTGTTCGTGAATATCCGACGATTAACGCGAAAAATGTCGTCCTTTTTTTCGGCTCAATCCGGGAAACCTATCCACTTTCGCAAAAAATCCACATTATTCTGGATGGTGCGGGTTATCACCGTTCCGGAGTCGTCCAATTTTTTGCCGAGGTTTTGAATATTGAGTTGCACTACCTGCCGCCTTACAGCCCTAATCTCAACCCGATTGAGCGATTATGGAAGTATGTGAATGAGCAGGTACGAAACAATGTCTATTTTCCGGATACCAAAACATTCCGTGAAACGCTGCGCCACTTTTTTCATGTCACATTGCCAGAAAAAGCGAAAGAACTCACCACTCGGTTGACTGATAACTTCCAGATTTTAAAACCCGCATCTTCAAGTTAA
- the nudE gene encoding ADP compounds hydrolase NudE, giving the protein MIDQKIPKILNINDVAHSRLFNIQSVNLEFSNGVKRVYERMKPSNREAVLIIPVIGDELLLIREYAVGIEQYELGFPKGAIDAGESTLEAANRELKEEVGFGAAKLELLTKLTMAPSYFSSRMNIVIAQDLYPECLEGDEPEPLVQVRWPIADMMSLLEHPDFNEARNVSALFFAQRYLQASSNGTR; this is encoded by the coding sequence ATGATTGATCAGAAGATACCTAAAATATTGAATATAAATGACGTTGCCCATTCCCGTTTATTCAATATTCAGTCTGTTAATCTTGAGTTCAGCAATGGTGTAAAGCGAGTTTATGAACGCATGAAACCCTCCAATCGTGAAGCAGTACTGATCATTCCCGTGATCGGCGATGAGTTACTCCTTATCCGTGAGTATGCCGTTGGCATTGAACAATACGAATTGGGTTTTCCAAAGGGTGCTATTGATGCGGGAGAGAGCACCCTTGAAGCTGCCAATCGTGAACTGAAGGAAGAAGTGGGATTCGGGGCAGCCAAACTGGAACTGCTGACAAAACTGACAATGGCTCCCTCCTATTTTTCCAGCAGGATGAATATTGTCATTGCTCAAGATCTTTATCCCGAATGTTTGGAAGGAGATGAGCCAGAACCGCTGGTACAGGTTCGCTGGCCAATCGCAGATATGATGTCTTTGCTGGAACATCCCGATTTCAACGAAGCCAGAAACGTCAGCGCCCTGTTTTTTGCACAACGATACCTGCAAGCATCAAGCAATGGAACGCGTTAA
- a CDS encoding IgaA/UmoB family intracellular growth attenuator produces the protein MSSLVIILAIFITSMIIMVSFLTFRWKRPDNARYLPSIAKTGHRKLNADEYQAIDSYLQNALSLMQPDRSHRSGQPALSVKNDTVYTINHTINRFSVATDESQYWRYYVDEMEIHLPALLESFIKQQNTIEIVQTTFMPLVIAVNGHFLKDYQQDLSIARIVKQTAQASIQKNGNSIANFLYIRKETPEENRLRRSTGILEGILMCIGLSLWFLALFMPTPILPWLMLAAVLFLITSFWLTFRSPSPRNILNISCFNGIPKRWGIFSESEPEQRRNISLGGIDLIYPSHWEPYVVRELDQNTDVDIYTNCHVVQQGRYLSLHEEEKHYPYQRYRKNLILVVFSICAMLVLYFYQPVSLSMRLSFAWLYGSNTQVITSVTELQNMPLKEGDVLRVKGIGMCYIPPRLNDNPGGIKHIFTAFDCTGIYWNNDSPLPIPESDIIENASTLITTVNEQLHPIERSRKTNSDLNEAIAKSGMTLLDNFSQVILKTHNLCMDEIDCIRLKSALVNLSNAEDWNDLLKQAERGKLNGTKVLLRSVSADALEKLIDTTTASFIYREIDKISILLNSPSPGGVLLISEEGNKLVELPYLPFLTYEYSALDQWRELQRLAEILLSAPFEAVGIVTKLSEDANETRRITLHSEPDSVTLIRYLGSCFFLAILMAILSINAILIISKRQKNKVRLQRIGEYYDNCFNSKQPPMD, from the coding sequence ATGAGTTCACTAGTCATTATATTGGCTATTTTTATCACTAGCATGATTATAATGGTTTCCTTTCTGACTTTCAGATGGAAGCGGCCTGATAACGCGCGTTATCTACCGTCAATCGCCAAAACAGGCCATCGTAAGCTGAATGCTGATGAATATCAGGCAATTGATTCTTATTTGCAAAATGCTCTGTCCCTGATGCAGCCAGATAGGAGCCACAGATCAGGCCAACCAGCACTGTCTGTCAAAAATGATACGGTTTATACCATCAATCACACCATCAACCGCTTTTCTGTCGCTACGGATGAATCGCAGTATTGGCGCTATTATGTTGATGAAATGGAGATACATCTTCCTGCGTTACTTGAGTCATTCATTAAGCAGCAGAATACGATTGAGATTGTTCAAACCACATTCATGCCTCTTGTTATTGCCGTGAATGGCCACTTCCTGAAAGATTATCAGCAAGATCTGTCCATCGCGCGAATCGTGAAACAAACGGCACAGGCTTCAATCCAAAAAAACGGCAATTCCATTGCCAATTTTTTGTATATCCGCAAGGAAACGCCGGAAGAGAATCGTCTGCGTCGTTCAACAGGCATTCTGGAAGGCATTCTCATGTGTATTGGCTTGTCGCTCTGGTTTTTGGCTCTTTTCATGCCAACGCCCATATTACCGTGGCTAATGTTGGCCGCTGTTCTGTTTCTGATTACCAGCTTCTGGCTGACTTTCCGGTCACCTTCTCCGCGTAACATTTTGAATATTAGCTGCTTTAATGGTATTCCGAAACGTTGGGGTATATTCAGTGAATCTGAACCGGAACAGCGGAGGAATATCTCTCTGGGGGGTATTGATCTTATCTATCCCTCACATTGGGAGCCGTACGTCGTTCGTGAGCTTGACCAAAATACTGATGTTGATATATATACCAATTGCCATGTCGTTCAGCAGGGGCGCTACCTCTCATTGCATGAGGAAGAAAAACACTATCCTTATCAGCGCTATAGAAAAAACCTGATACTGGTGGTTTTTTCCATTTGTGCTATGTTGGTACTTTATTTTTACCAGCCCGTGAGCTTATCTATGCGGCTCAGTTTTGCATGGCTGTATGGGAGTAATACTCAGGTCATCACCAGCGTCACTGAACTGCAAAATATGCCTCTGAAGGAAGGCGATGTACTGCGAGTTAAAGGCATAGGGATGTGCTACATACCACCCAGACTGAATGATAATCCCGGTGGAATCAAACATATATTTACTGCGTTTGACTGCACTGGCATCTACTGGAATAACGATAGCCCATTGCCCATTCCGGAATCAGATATTATCGAAAATGCATCAACATTGATTACAACGGTCAATGAGCAATTACACCCGATTGAACGTAGCCGGAAAACCAACTCTGACCTGAATGAAGCCATTGCGAAATCGGGTATGACATTACTCGACAATTTTTCGCAAGTCATCTTGAAGACGCATAATTTGTGCATGGACGAGATTGACTGTATTCGTCTGAAAAGCGCACTGGTCAATCTGAGCAATGCTGAGGATTGGAATGATCTATTGAAACAGGCTGAAAGAGGGAAACTGAATGGAACCAAAGTATTATTACGTTCAGTAAGCGCAGATGCACTGGAAAAGTTAATTGATACCACCACAGCATCATTTATTTATCGGGAAATTGATAAAATAAGCATACTGCTGAACAGCCCATCGCCGGGGGGCGTCCTGCTGATCAGCGAGGAAGGGAATAAATTGGTTGAATTGCCTTATTTACCATTTCTTACCTATGAATACAGCGCACTGGATCAGTGGAGGGAATTACAGCGGTTAGCTGAAATACTGTTGAGTGCTCCATTTGAAGCTGTCGGAATTGTGACGAAATTGTCCGAAGACGCAAATGAGACTCGCCGTATCACCTTGCATAGTGAACCCGACTCCGTGACTCTTATTCGTTATCTGGGAAGCTGCTTCTTTCTGGCAATACTCATGGCGATATTGAGCATCAATGCCATTCTGATAATAAGCAAAAGGCAGAAAAATAAGGTGCGGCTCCAGCGTATAGGCGAGTACTACGACAATTGTTTCAACTCGAAACAGCCGCCGATGGATTAG
- the hslR gene encoding ribosome-associated heat shock protein Hsp15, with translation MPNSDTDQTMRLDKWLWAARFYKTRSIAREMIDGGKVHYNGQRSKPSKLVELNAEIKLRQGNEEKIVTVLALNSHRRSATEAQQLYQETEKSIINREKTALARKMNVLTMPHPDRRPDKKERRTLIKFKNTKLNEPE, from the coding sequence ATGCCGAATTCAGACACGGATCAGACTATGCGCCTCGATAAATGGCTCTGGGCTGCCCGTTTTTACAAAACCCGCTCCATCGCGCGTGAAATGATTGATGGGGGAAAAGTTCATTATAATGGGCAGCGGAGTAAACCGAGTAAACTGGTTGAGTTGAATGCAGAAATTAAACTGCGTCAGGGAAATGAAGAGAAAATAGTGACTGTTTTAGCATTGAACAGTCACAGACGCAGCGCCACTGAAGCCCAGCAACTTTATCAGGAAACGGAAAAAAGCATTATCAATCGGGAAAAAACGGCATTGGCCCGTAAAATGAATGTGCTCACGATGCCGCATCCCGATCGCCGCCCAGATAAGAAAGAGCGGCGTACACTGATTAAATTTAAGAACACGAAATTAAACGAGCCGGAATAA
- the hslO gene encoding Hsp33 family molecular chaperone HslO, whose product MTKHDQLHRFLFESHSVRGELVSVSETYQRMMENHHYPLPVQQLLGELLVATSLLTATLKFNGDITVQIQGDGPVRLAVINGNNQQQMRGTARIDGDVDAASSLRDMVGNGYMVITVTPTEGERYQGVVALEGETLAECLDAYFKQSEQLPTRLFIRTGILDGKMAAGGMLLQILPGAQEGSEDLLDHLVQLTATIKGEELFTLDVKEILHRLYHEEDVTLYEPQQVEFRCTCSHQRCADTLVTLPDADLQEILLKDGKIDMECEFCGMHYIFNDKDISEIKIVKKELLH is encoded by the coding sequence ATGACCAAGCATGATCAATTACACCGCTTTTTGTTCGAAAGCCATTCTGTCCGGGGAGAACTCGTTTCCGTCAGTGAAACGTACCAGCGGATGATGGAAAATCACCATTACCCTTTGCCCGTACAGCAGTTATTAGGTGAATTGTTGGTCGCAACCAGCCTGTTGACTGCCACATTGAAATTCAACGGAGATATAACCGTACAGATTCAAGGTGATGGGCCAGTCAGACTGGCGGTCATTAATGGTAATAATCAACAGCAGATGCGTGGCACTGCCCGTATTGATGGTGATGTGGATGCTGCGAGCAGCCTGCGGGATATGGTCGGTAATGGTTATATGGTTATTACTGTTACGCCAACAGAAGGTGAACGTTATCAGGGCGTTGTCGCGCTGGAAGGGGAGACGCTGGCAGAATGTCTGGATGCGTACTTCAAGCAGTCGGAACAATTGCCAACCAGACTGTTTATCCGTACGGGAATACTGGATGGAAAAATGGCGGCGGGTGGCATGTTATTACAGATCCTGCCCGGCGCACAGGAAGGCAGTGAAGACCTGCTTGATCATCTGGTACAACTCACTGCGACCATCAAGGGAGAAGAGCTGTTTACGCTGGATGTGAAAGAAATTTTGCATCGTCTTTATCATGAAGAAGATGTGACGCTGTATGAGCCGCAACAGGTTGAATTCCGCTGTACCTGTTCTCACCAACGCTGTGCTGATACGCTGGTGACGCTGCCGGATGCTGATCTTCAGGAGATTTTGCTCAAAGATGGCAAAATCGATATGGAATGTGAATTCTGTGGTATGCACTATATTTTCAATGATAAAGATATCAGCGAAATAAAGATTGTGAAAAAAGAACTGCTTCACTGA
- the pckA gene encoding phosphoenolpyruvate carboxykinase (ATP), with protein MSVKGITAQELAVYGICDVSEIVYNPSYELLFSEETQPSLQGYERGTLTHLGAVAVDTGIFTGRSPKDKYIVRDDVTCDTVWWADQGKGKNDNKPLSQETWSQLKGLVTQQLSGKRLFVVDAFCGANADTRLKVRFITEVAWQAHFVKNMFIRPSDEELVNFTPDFIVMNGAKCTNPQWKEQELNSENFVAFNLTERMQLIGGTWYGGEMKKGMFSIMNYLLPLKGIASMHCSANVGGEGDVAIFFGLSGTGKTTLSTDPKRKLIGDDEHGWDDDGVFNFEGGCYAKTINLSKEAEPDIYHAICRDALLENVTVLADGTVDFNDGSKTENTRVSYPIYHIENIVKPVSKAGHATKVIFLTADAFGVLPPVSCLTPEQTQYHFLSGFTAKLAGTERGVTEPTPTFSACFGAAFLSLHPTQYAEVLVKRMQASGAKAYLVNTGWNGTGKRISIKDTRAIIDAILNGDIEDADTIELPIFDLAVPTALPGVDTGILDPRNTYADKSEWDVKAKDLAQRFVDNFDKYTDTAAGAALVKAGPNL; from the coding sequence ATGAGCGTTAAAGGCATTACTGCGCAGGAACTTGCGGTTTATGGTATTTGTGATGTTAGCGAGATTGTTTATAACCCAAGTTATGAATTGTTATTCTCTGAAGAAACTCAGCCCTCACTGCAAGGGTATGAGCGTGGCACACTGACCCATCTTGGTGCGGTTGCGGTAGATACAGGGATTTTCACGGGGCGTTCTCCCAAAGATAAATATATTGTCCGCGACGATGTGACGTGCGATACCGTATGGTGGGCTGATCAGGGAAAAGGTAAAAACGATAACAAACCGCTCAGTCAGGAAACCTGGTCTCAGCTCAAGGGATTGGTTACGCAGCAGCTTTCAGGCAAACGTTTGTTTGTCGTAGATGCATTTTGCGGCGCAAATGCGGATACCCGCCTGAAAGTGCGTTTTATCACCGAAGTGGCGTGGCAGGCTCATTTTGTCAAAAACATGTTTATTCGCCCATCGGATGAAGAATTAGTTAACTTCACGCCTGATTTTATTGTGATGAACGGGGCGAAATGTACCAACCCGCAGTGGAAGGAACAAGAGCTGAATTCTGAGAACTTTGTTGCCTTTAACCTGACAGAACGTATGCAGTTGATTGGTGGTACTTGGTACGGCGGCGAAATGAAAAAAGGAATGTTCTCAATAATGAACTACCTGCTGCCATTGAAAGGTATTGCATCCATGCACTGCTCTGCCAACGTGGGTGGAGAAGGCGATGTTGCCATTTTCTTCGGCTTGTCTGGTACAGGTAAAACCACGCTTTCCACCGATCCGAAACGCAAGCTGATTGGTGATGATGAGCACGGCTGGGATGATGACGGCGTGTTTAACTTCGAAGGTGGCTGCTACGCGAAAACCATTAACCTCTCCAAAGAAGCAGAGCCGGATATTTATCACGCGATCTGCCGTGATGCTCTGCTGGAAAACGTTACCGTGCTGGCGGATGGCACAGTCGATTTCAATGACGGTTCTAAAACCGAAAATACCCGCGTTTCTTATCCTATCTACCATATCGAAAACATCGTTAAGCCAGTATCGAAAGCCGGACATGCCACTAAAGTGATTTTCTTGACCGCTGACGCTTTCGGTGTATTGCCTCCGGTTTCCTGTCTGACGCCAGAACAGACCCAGTATCACTTCCTGTCTGGTTTTACGGCGAAGCTGGCGGGAACTGAACGTGGTGTGACAGAACCTACGCCAACGTTCTCTGCCTGCTTTGGTGCGGCATTCCTGTCACTGCATCCGACTCAGTACGCAGAAGTGCTGGTTAAGCGGATGCAGGCATCAGGTGCGAAAGCTTATCTGGTCAATACTGGCTGGAATGGCACAGGTAAACGCATCTCTATCAAAGATACCCGTGCGATTATAGACGCGATCCTGAATGGTGATATTGAAGATGCAGATACCATTGAGCTGCCGATCTTTGACTTAGCTGTACCGACAGCATTGCCAGGCGTGGATACAGGCATTCTTGATCCACGTAACACCTATGCGGATAAATCTGAATGGGATGTTAAGGCTAAAGATCTGGCACAGCGTTTTGTCGATAACTTTGACAAATATACTGATACAGCCGCAGGTGCTGCATTGGTGAAAGCAGGGCCTAATCTGTAA